The sequence TCTCTGCCGGATTCCGGAGGTACTCGAGAGCGCGCTGGTAGTGGTCGGCACCGATCTTGAGGCAACCCGCATTCAAGTCACCAAGGACTATGCCAATGTCATTGCGCCGGTGCGCGGCGATGAGGCCAAGCTCCAGCAGACGTTCCTGAGCATTTTTCGGAACGCATCCGAAGCGATGTCTCCCGGCGGCCATCTTCATATTCAGGTCTCTCAGCATCGTGCCGGTCGCGGACTGGAAGTTCAAATTCTTATTAAGAACGACGGCGTTCCTATCCCTGACGAACTCGTCGACAAGGTCTTTGAGCCCTTCTTCACCACGAAGCGCTCAGGTATCGGGCTGGGTCTCCCCAGCGTCAAGAAAATCGTCGAAGAACACGGTGGAACGATCGCCATCAGCAGTGCCGTCGGTGAAGGGACCACCGTTACTATTCGTCTTCCTGGGGTCAGCCGTGGGCCGGCATTTCGACATCGTGGACATGGCCGGCGTCCCCCTCGCCGACCCACCTGACGAGCCTTGCTTCATCGTGTATGAATTGCTTTTTGCCGGTTCGTTCATGACATCCAGACCGTATCCGGAAGGGAGAATCCGTCACACTTCGATCTGTTTGACAGGACGAACCTCGCTCGCTATGATCCTGCCCGCGTGGGACTCACACTCGACAACTTGAAACGCATGATGGTCATTTATCTTTCTTTTTCAAAGGGAGAACAGGCATGAAACTTCTTACCGGTGTGCTTGCGACAACTTCCTCAATCCTGCTGGCGTGCTCCGTCGCGTCGGCAAACCCGGCACTGCTTCCCAAACATGAGGGTTACCCGATGCAGAACTCAGGCAGTCCGGTAACCGGCCAGCCGACCGCGAACGATCCCGGCCAGGCGAACGCAGGCGGGGAATCCTCTCTGCTGAAGGCAGCGGGATTTGACGATCACCATAGCAAACAAGAGCTCGTGAAGACGGACAATGCGCGGATCACGCAAGCGCAGGGCGCCGGCAGGCTTCCAGACGTACAGGGGCCGGACATCAAGATTGCTCCACCGGTGACCTCTGCCACCAAGATCACCGGCGATCGTAAGATCGACTAACTTCTCCTGTATCAACAGGGGAAGGCTTGGGCTTCAAGACTTCCCCTGTTCATCCGTCCGGATTCTTTCCGTACCTGAAACAATTTATCTTCCCTAGTCAGTTTTGATCAACCGAAACCGCCAAGGTTTTTTTGCCCACGCCGCTGCATAGTCTACGCCGATTCTGGGGAAGGTGCCGATCTGCCCAGAGACCACTTTGCCACCGCGATCCTCAAACCACAGAGTCTGTCCATTCGTCATATCGAGTCGATGCAACGATCGATCGATCTCCAGCTCACGGCAGAGCTTCCCGGGGCCATCAATCAATTTACCATCGACTTCAATCGCTCGAATCAGCACGGCCGCGGGAAATTCAGATCGTTCCGTCACCACATTCAACATGTAGTACATGCCATAGATCAGGTAGACATAGGAGATCCCTGGGGGACCGAACAAGATCTCAGTTCTCGCAGTTCTCCCCTTCGAGGCATGACAAGCTTTATCCTCTACGCCGACGTATGCTTCCACTTCGATGATTTTTCCCAAAATCGTTCCCTTCCCGTTCTCACGCACCAAATACTTACCGACCAGTGAGCGAGCGACAACCAGTGTAGGACGACTGAAAAAGGATCGGGGAAGGATCATTCGTTTTTCCTTCTGCTTCAGCATTCACACCGACTAGCCAAAACGATTCTCCAATATGGCCGAAGGACGACGATGTTGCGAATCGTACTGTACCATGTACGTTGACGGCCTGAGTAACCGAGAACGCCCTTGGAAGTTGTGTTCCACAGTCGATCAAAAATACCAGGCCAGTCCCCCCATCACCGTCCGGGGATTGCCCGGAACAAAATGGATGTCGTTGACTGCGGCCGGTTCTGCCCTAAGTCTTGATTCAAAGGCGAAGATTGCCTGTTCCCACTCCGTGTTGAACAGATTTTGGACGTACAAAAACACCTCCATCCGGCCATGAGGAAGCCGCATCGGAATGAGATACCGCTCGGACAAATCAAATGTGATCCACGAGGGCGCCTTGATACTACGATCCTCGAGTAGAGGCCGAACTCCCATGTAGGTGGCCTGAAGTTGCGAAGTCAGTCCTTCCGGCCATTTCAGAATCGCGGCTCCGTAGGCGATGTATTCCGGCGCCAATGGAATCGCGTCGCCGTTTCGAAACTCGGCGTGCGTCCATGTAAAGCTACCGTTGACGTAGAGCGGGCCCCAGACTTGACCTCGAGCGGCGACTTCCACACCTTGACGCCTGGTTGCGCCTCGAATTTCCGTGGTTCCTTCATCGCCGACGAACACGAGTTCTGATTTGATATCCATTCGCCAGAGCGTCGCGAGTAACTCAAGCTTATCCGGTCCCAAAGGTCTGGATCGTACGCCGATCTCATAGTTGATGCTTCGTGATAACGGAGCAGATCCTGGTCTTACAGCGGACCGAGCGTCGTTGCTGTGAAAGCCTTCGCCGTAGTTGATGAAGAATTCCGTCCCCCCCCATGGGCC is a genomic window of Candidatus Nitrospira kreftii containing:
- a CDS encoding hypothetical protein (conserved exported protein of unknown function), which gives rise to MKLLTGVLATTSSILLACSVASANPALLPKHEGYPMQNSGSPVTGQPTANDPGQANAGGESSLLKAAGFDDHHSKQELVKTDNARITQAQGAGRLPDVQGPDIKIAPPVTSATKITGDRKID
- a CDS encoding putative 3-methyladenine DNA glycosylase, whose product is MILPRSFFSRPTLVVARSLVGKYLVRENGKGTILGKIIEVEAYVGVEDKACHASKGRTARTEILFGPPGISYVYLIYGMYYMLNVVTERSEFPAAVLIRAIEVDGKLIDGPGKLCRELEIDRSLHRLDMTNGQTLWFEDRGGKVVSGQIGTFPRIGVDYAAAWAKKPWRFRLIKTD